A genomic stretch from Theobroma cacao cultivar B97-61/B2 chromosome 4, Criollo_cocoa_genome_V2, whole genome shotgun sequence includes:
- the LOC18601771 gene encoding myb family transcription factor EFM encodes MNPTYVDLSLSLKPSYVPKSISNLLEDLSKIDNESDKLSVLSDYICKHQEELSTVEALKRELPQCRLLLMDAIETLKDGFMNIKEKMEYQSRQPLVEYLPTMRKNRNEQEQREIWRTNSAEEEYWNPIYAKKQKTLVLDSFQPPNLKVVQPCRDGNVEGLGLLSYKECSSNSLGSSSTGKGKEVAIDQSSRRQSLLYLKADDQTLNYHPKPLTQPIWKNDRRCWSSELHARFVEALNLLGGIEVATPKQIKDLMQVEGLTIDQKYRLHCGKFLASHVDRLSYDKAILLDLEGESGN; translated from the exons ATGAATCCAACTTATGTGGATCTTAGCTTGAGTCTTAAACCATCTTATGTGCCTAAATCCATAAGCAACCTGCTTGAAGATTTGTCGAAAATTGATAACGAATCGGATAAGTTATCGGTGCTGAGCGATTATATTTGCAAGCATCAGGAAGAGTTAAGCACGGTTGAGGCTTTAAAACGTGAACTTCCTCAATGCAGGCTACTTCTAATGGACG CAATTGAGACATTGAAGGATGGATTCATGAATATAAaggagaaaatggaatatcaGTCTAGACAGCCTCTGGTGGAGTATCTGCCTACTATGAGGAAAAACAGAAATGAGCAGGAACAAAGGGAAATCTGGCGAACAAACAGTGCAGAAGAAGAGTACTGGAACCCTATTTATGCTAAGAAGCAGAAAACATTAGTCCTAGATAGCTTCCAG CCTCCAAATCTAAAAGTAGTTCAGCCATGCAGAGACGGAAACGTGGAAGGGTTAGGACTCTTGTCATACAAGGAGTGTAGTTCAAATTCCCTTGGATCATCAAGTACTGGCAAGGGAAAGGAGGTAGCCATAGATCAATCATCTAGACGTCAAAGTTTATTGTATCTCAAGGCAGATGATCAAACTCTTAATTATCATCCAAAGCCGTTGACTCAACCCATTTGGAAGAATGACAGGAGATGTTGGTCATCTGAGCTTCATGCTAGATTTGTGGAGGCTTTGAATCTGCTTGGAGGCATTGAAG TGGCTACTCCTAAGCAAATCAAAGACTTGATGCAGGTTGAGGGGCTTACAATTGATCAA AAATACAGACTTCATTGCGGAAAGTTTCTGGCATCTCATGTGGACCGCTTG TCATATGACAAAGCAATTCTTCTCGACTTGGAGGGTGAATCTGGTAACTGA